The Homo sapiens chromosome 5, GRCh38.p14 Primary Assembly genome includes a window with the following:
- the OR4F3 gene encoding olfactory receptor 4F3/4F16/4F29, which yields MDGENHSVVSEFLFLGLTHSWEIQLLLLVFSSVLYVASITGNILIVFSVTTDPHLHSPMYFLLASLSFIDLGACSVTSPKMIYDLFRKRKVISFGGCIAQIFFIHVVGGVEMVLLIAMAFDRYVALCKPLHYLTIMSPRMCLSFLAVAWTLGVSHSLFQLAFLVNLAFCGPNVLDSFYCDLPRLLRLACTDTYRLQFMVTVNSGFICVGTFFILLISYVFILFTVWKHSSGGSSKALSTLSAHSTVVLLFFGPPMFVYTRPHPNSQMDKFLAIFDAVLTPFLNPVVYTFRNKEMKAAIKRVCKQLVIYKRIS from the coding sequence ATGGATGGAGAGAATCACTCAGTGGTATCTGAGTTTTTGTTTCTGGGACTCACTCATTCATGGGAgatccagctcctcctcctagTGTTTTCCTCTGTGCTCTATGTGGCAAGCATTACTGGAAACATCCTCATTGTGTTTTCTGTGACCACTGACCCTCACTTACACTCCCCCATGTACTTTCTACTGGCCAGTCTCTCCTTCATTGACTTAGGAGCCTGCTCTGTCACTTCTCCCAAGATGATTTATGACCTGTTCAGAAAGCGCAAAGTCATCTCCTTTGGAGGCTGCATCGCTCAAATCTTCTTCATCCACGTCGTTGGTGGTGTGGAGATGGTGCTGCTCATAGCCATGGCCTTTGACAGATATGTGGCCCTATGTAAGCCCCTCCACTATCTGACCATTATGAGCCCAAGAATGTGCCTTTCATTTCTGGCTGTTGCCTGGACCCTTGGTGTCAGTCACTCCCTGTTCCAACTGGCATTTCTTGTTAATTTAGCCTTCTGTGGCCCTAATGTGTTGGACAGCTTCTACTGTGACCTTCCTCGGCTTCTCAGACTAGCCTGTACCGACACCTACAGATTGCAGTTCATGGTCACTGTTAACAGTGGGTTTATCTGTGTGGGTACTTTCTTCATACTTCTAATCTCCTACGTCTTCATCCTGTTTACTGTTTGGAAACATTCCTCAGGTGGTTCATCCAAGGCCCTTTCCACTCTTTCAGCTCACAGCACAGTGGTCCTTTTGTTCTTTGGTCCACCCATGTTTGTGTATACACGGCCACACCCTAATTCACAGATGGACAAGTTTCTGGCTATTTTTGATGCAGTTCTCACTCCTTTTCTGAATCCAGTTGTCTATACATTCAGGAATAAGGAGATGAAGGCAGCAATAAAGAGAGTATGCAAACAGCTAGTGATTTACAAGAGGATCTCATAA